Proteins from one Listeria weihenstephanensis genomic window:
- a CDS encoding aromatic acid exporter family protein produces MKIGLRTVKTAVGATLAILIAEWWGLEYAVSAGLITVLSIQNTKKGSIQLAIQRVYSTIIALTISAIFFMLLGFNAIAFGFYLLVFIPIAVRLKVTDGIVVSSVLVTHILVEQSLSLFWFTNEMLLMTVGAGIGILLNLYMPKMDTEMKQQHQKIESVMRQIFFCFAQDLKREPVYLDEKKLIKQLAEYLTEANDQSSRHFDNQLFADSRYYIKYIDMRTVQLRVIRQMNQSVRQVGILTDHAAKMASLVEKTALSLSEKNPAEDLIADVNQMLEDFRKSELPKTRDEFEGRALLFQFLNDLRYLLELKRDFTKQFSEGKEIVKISAS; encoded by the coding sequence TTGAAAATAGGATTGCGTACGGTAAAAACAGCTGTAGGCGCGACACTCGCAATACTCATCGCCGAGTGGTGGGGTCTTGAATACGCCGTTTCAGCAGGATTAATTACCGTCCTAAGCATTCAAAATACAAAAAAAGGTTCCATACAACTCGCGATTCAGCGCGTCTACTCGACGATCATTGCACTAACAATCTCCGCAATCTTCTTCATGCTACTCGGTTTCAACGCGATTGCATTTGGATTTTATTTACTCGTGTTTATCCCAATCGCCGTACGACTTAAAGTAACAGATGGCATCGTGGTCAGCTCCGTCCTCGTGACGCATATTCTGGTGGAGCAGTCGCTCTCCTTATTTTGGTTCACAAATGAAATGCTACTCATGACAGTCGGCGCAGGAATTGGAATCCTTTTAAACTTATACATGCCGAAAATGGACACAGAAATGAAGCAGCAGCATCAAAAAATCGAATCCGTTATGCGTCAAATCTTTTTTTGTTTCGCGCAGGATTTGAAACGAGAACCAGTTTATCTGGATGAAAAAAAGCTGATCAAGCAGTTGGCGGAGTACTTGACGGAGGCCAATGACCAATCGAGCCGGCATTTTGATAACCAGCTATTTGCAGATTCGCGCTATTACATTAAGTATATCGATATGCGAACCGTACAATTACGCGTGATTCGGCAGATGAACCAATCCGTTCGCCAAGTTGGAATTTTAACAGATCATGCCGCAAAAATGGCGAGTTTGGTCGAAAAAACAGCCTTATCGCTATCGGAAAAAAATCCAGCAGAAGATTTGATTGCAGACGTAAACCAAATGCTTGAAGATTTTCGCAAAAGTGAGCTACCAAAAACGAGAGATGAATTCGAAGGACGCGCGCTTTTATTCCAATTTCTCAATGATTTACGTTACTTATTAGAGCTAAAACGCGATTTCACGAAGCAGTTTTCAGAAGGTAAAGAAATAGTAAAGATCAGCGCTAGTTAG
- a CDS encoding penicillin-binding protein PBP4(5), protein MQRQKKNSKKVIWISLIVVVVLAIIGGVTYYFMNSNAKNEKMANAAAENFTTNIKKENFTKLSDDVTKKSLKSSGFTADEMETKYKTVYTGIDARDIKVADLKVTYDDAKKNYKLAYSLEMTTTLGKLAKQKYNATISSEDDDWKVDWQPNLIFPGMVKSDKVRLTTDEAKRGQIQDLNGKGLAINKNVSEAGIVPNDLGEGEAKTKNLAAISKAFDIPVADLEKKLSQSWVHPDTFVPIKVLTTGSPVQMAGVSYATIETRYYPLSQAAAHLIGYVGEVSAEDIEKNKLLNVGDFIGKAGLERYYDKALRGTNGGRILIVNDETKEETVLQQNEKKDGENIKLTIDSKIQQDTFNALKGEVGSATIINPTNGNLVALVSSPSYDTNQMVAGISSADYKKYTDDKNLPFLARYATRYAPGSTFKTITAAVGLENGTTKPDKVREISGLQWQKDKSWGKYFVTRVHDIPKVNMVDALVNSDNIYFAQEGLAMGETKFQDGLKKFDFGEEFDLPFNMEPAQISNDGIKSDILLADTAYGQGELLMSPIQQAVAYTPFANNGKMVYPKLRETEETKAAKDSMSAATANTVKSALVQAVSKPEGTAHKLQIAGHNIAAKTGTAELKQKQGESGLENGFLLAFDSDKPDYLVLAMIEGVNGRGGSGLVIEKMKPVMESFYK, encoded by the coding sequence GTGCAGAGACAAAAAAAGAATAGCAAAAAAGTGATTTGGATTAGCCTCATCGTTGTTGTAGTCCTTGCAATTATCGGGGGCGTTACGTATTATTTCATGAATAGTAATGCAAAAAATGAAAAAATGGCGAACGCGGCCGCAGAAAATTTTACAACGAATATCAAAAAAGAGAATTTCACGAAGCTGTCTGATGATGTGACAAAGAAATCGTTGAAGTCGAGCGGTTTTACAGCGGACGAAATGGAAACCAAATATAAAACGGTATACACCGGCATCGATGCGCGCGATATTAAAGTTGCGGATCTGAAAGTGACATACGACGATGCCAAGAAAAATTACAAATTGGCGTACAGTCTGGAAATGACGACGACGCTTGGCAAACTTGCTAAGCAGAAATATAACGCCACAATTTCCAGTGAAGACGATGATTGGAAAGTCGATTGGCAGCCAAATTTAATTTTCCCAGGGATGGTGAAATCGGATAAGGTTCGCTTGACGACGGATGAGGCGAAGCGCGGACAAATTCAGGATTTGAACGGCAAAGGCCTCGCGATAAATAAAAATGTGAGCGAAGCAGGAATCGTTCCGAATGATCTTGGTGAGGGCGAGGCGAAGACGAAGAACTTGGCGGCGATCAGCAAGGCGTTTGATATTCCCGTTGCTGATTTAGAGAAGAAATTGTCGCAAAGCTGGGTGCATCCGGATACATTTGTGCCGATTAAAGTATTGACGACAGGTTCACCGGTTCAGATGGCAGGCGTTAGTTATGCCACGATTGAAACGCGCTATTACCCGTTAAGTCAGGCTGCAGCGCATTTGATTGGCTACGTTGGTGAAGTTAGCGCGGAAGATATCGAGAAAAATAAACTGCTAAATGTGGGCGACTTTATCGGAAAAGCTGGGCTTGAGCGTTATTACGATAAAGCGCTGCGTGGTACGAATGGTGGCAGAATTCTGATCGTAAACGATGAAACAAAAGAAGAAACCGTTCTCCAACAAAATGAGAAAAAAGACGGCGAAAATATCAAGCTCACCATCGATAGCAAGATTCAACAAGACACATTCAACGCGCTAAAAGGTGAAGTAGGTTCGGCGACGATTATCAATCCGACAAACGGAAATCTGGTGGCGCTAGTCAGCTCCCCGTCTTACGATACGAATCAAATGGTCGCAGGTATTTCCAGTGCGGACTACAAGAAATACACAGATGACAAAAATCTCCCATTCCTAGCCCGTTACGCGACACGCTATGCACCAGGTTCTACTTTTAAAACAATCACGGCGGCAGTTGGGCTTGAAAATGGTACGACAAAACCCGACAAAGTACGCGAAATCTCCGGCTTACAGTGGCAAAAAGATAAATCGTGGGGCAAGTATTTCGTGACGCGCGTCCATGATATTCCGAAAGTGAACATGGTTGATGCACTCGTGAACTCCGATAATATTTATTTTGCACAAGAAGGCCTAGCAATGGGCGAAACAAAATTCCAAGACGGCCTGAAAAAATTCGATTTTGGCGAGGAATTTGATTTACCGTTCAATATGGAACCAGCGCAGATTTCCAACGATGGCATCAAATCGGACATTTTGCTAGCGGATACGGCATATGGACAAGGTGAATTATTGATGTCGCCAATCCAGCAAGCCGTTGCGTACACACCATTCGCGAACAATGGCAAGATGGTTTATCCGAAATTGAGAGAAACCGAAGAAACGAAAGCAGCGAAAGATTCGATGAGTGCGGCGACAGCAAATACGGTTAAATCGGCACTCGTGCAAGCCGTTTCCAAACCAGAAGGAACCGCGCATAAACTCCAAATAGCAGGACACAACATCGCAGCGAAAACAGGAACCGCGGAACTGAAACAAAAACAAGGCGAAAGTGGTCTTGAAAATGGATTCCTACTTGCGTTTGATAGCGATAAACCAGATTACCTCGTGCTAGCGATGATTGAAGGCGTGAATGGTCGCGGTGGTAGTGGACTCGTGATTGAGAAGATGAAACCGGTGATGGAATCATTTTATAAATAA
- a CDS encoding gamma-glutamyl-gamma-aminobutyrate hydrolase family protein: MTAIIGISATQLAEQVPNTISRNGTYVGGDYITAVANSGAAPFVIPVTDTKLITTFVNQIDGLILSGGQDVSPALYGAESEAELGDVSLVRDAFELALLKETLAQKKPVLAICRGAQLLNIAFGGTLHQDTSYIENTDLEHMQQAEATQSTHAISIERGSRLSNMLGTTAQVNSFHHQAIDVLGSGLKITARASDGVIEAIEKQGSPFVVGVQWHPELIIETEIGMKRVFQEFTKNAELGAMKQVYNAPAKFKKIATLR, translated from the coding sequence ATGACGGCGATTATTGGGATTTCAGCGACACAATTAGCAGAACAAGTACCCAACACGATTTCGCGCAACGGAACATATGTCGGCGGAGATTATATAACTGCGGTCGCAAACAGTGGCGCTGCGCCATTCGTTATTCCCGTCACAGATACGAAGCTCATCACGACTTTTGTCAACCAGATAGACGGGCTCATTTTATCAGGCGGTCAAGATGTTTCACCAGCTTTATATGGCGCGGAATCCGAAGCGGAGTTGGGAGACGTATCGCTCGTTCGTGACGCTTTTGAATTAGCGCTTTTAAAAGAAACTTTGGCACAAAAGAAGCCAGTGCTCGCGATCTGTCGTGGCGCGCAGTTGTTGAATATCGCATTCGGAGGAACACTTCATCAAGACACAAGCTATATCGAAAACACGGATTTAGAGCACATGCAACAAGCCGAAGCCACGCAATCAACGCACGCTATTAGCATTGAGCGCGGATCACGACTTTCTAACATGTTAGGAACAACAGCGCAAGTCAATTCATTCCACCACCAAGCGATTGACGTTTTAGGTTCCGGCTTAAAAATTACGGCGCGGGCCTCGGATGGTGTCATCGAAGCCATCGAAAAACAAGGCAGCCCATTCGTTGTCGGCGTTCAGTGGCATCCAGAACTCATTATAGAAACCGAAATTGGGATGAAGCGAGTGTTTCAAGAATTCACTAAAAATGCTGAATTAGGCGCGATGAAACAAGTTTACAATGCACCTGCAAAATTCAAAAAAATAGCAACATTACGCTAA
- a CDS encoding peptide ABC transporter substrate-binding protein, producing MKKGILITIIAVIGLVIAACGSDTTKDEVKGSAKQSIKVTSAGEIATLDSALYSDTFSSDAIGQISEGLYRVNPDNDAELGLAKADPTVSADKKVYTFQLRDDAKWSNGEPVTAADFVFAFQKVVDPKTASPSSNQLDVIKNANQIRNEKAEPNTLGVKAIDDKTLEITLENPIPYLPKLLTGTPFLPQNEKFVKEVGSKYGTSADTVLSNGPFLLKDWSGIGTSWNYVKNKDYWDAENVRLNKVAVQVAKDTGAGVNLYETGDVQYTALTDEFVQKYKDNKAYHSQSKSLIGYLGFNEDRKATGNVHLRKALSMAFDKDAYTQTILGDGSKALNGYIPSDFAKDPENNKDFRAENGDLVTFDPEKAKSEWTTAKKELGIDKLTLEVLSSDTEVSKKTVEFLQSELEKNLPGLTVKIKSVPLKNRLALTTAGDYDIFYGTWSPDYSDPINFLEVYQSDGGINFSKYNSSTYDSGLNEVKSTLATDPEKRWDKMLELEKQLISQDAVIAPFYQGATAYLLNPEVQDVQIYPFGRNISFRLAYVK from the coding sequence ATGAAAAAAGGGATACTTATCACGATAATTGCGGTGATTGGCTTAGTCATTGCGGCATGTGGATCGGACACAACGAAAGACGAAGTAAAAGGAAGCGCCAAGCAATCAATCAAAGTCACGTCAGCGGGCGAGATCGCAACACTAGACAGCGCGCTTTACAGTGACACATTCAGCTCGGATGCGATCGGTCAAATTTCAGAAGGGCTATACCGCGTGAATCCAGACAATGACGCGGAACTAGGCCTTGCTAAAGCTGACCCAACCGTAAGCGCAGACAAAAAAGTGTACACATTCCAGCTCCGCGATGACGCTAAATGGTCCAATGGTGAGCCAGTTACCGCCGCTGATTTCGTTTTTGCATTTCAAAAAGTAGTCGATCCGAAAACCGCGTCGCCAAGCTCAAATCAACTGGATGTCATCAAAAATGCAAACCAAATTCGCAATGAAAAAGCAGAGCCAAATACGCTGGGCGTCAAAGCAATCGATGATAAAACACTGGAAATTACATTAGAAAATCCGATTCCTTATTTACCGAAACTGCTAACAGGAACGCCATTTTTGCCCCAAAATGAGAAATTTGTAAAGGAAGTAGGCTCGAAATATGGGACATCAGCAGACACCGTTTTATCAAATGGTCCTTTCCTATTAAAAGACTGGTCAGGCATCGGAACATCATGGAACTACGTCAAAAATAAAGACTATTGGGACGCAGAAAACGTAAGATTAAATAAAGTCGCAGTCCAAGTTGCCAAAGATACAGGCGCAGGCGTCAATCTCTACGAAACAGGAGATGTCCAGTACACAGCGCTAACCGACGAATTTGTCCAAAAATACAAAGATAACAAAGCCTACCATTCGCAAAGCAAGTCATTAATTGGCTATCTAGGCTTTAACGAAGACCGCAAAGCCACCGGAAACGTCCACTTACGCAAAGCCCTGTCTATGGCATTCGACAAAGATGCGTACACACAAACAATCCTTGGCGACGGTTCCAAAGCATTAAACGGCTATATCCCATCCGATTTCGCGAAAGATCCAGAAAACAACAAAGACTTCCGCGCTGAAAACGGCGATCTCGTGACTTTTGATCCTGAAAAAGCAAAATCCGAATGGACGACGGCGAAAAAAGAGCTAGGGATCGATAAGCTAACTTTAGAAGTCCTATCATCTGACACCGAAGTATCCAAGAAAACCGTTGAATTTTTGCAAAGTGAGCTTGAAAAGAACTTACCAGGTCTCACCGTGAAAATTAAAAGCGTACCATTAAAGAATCGATTAGCCTTAACTACAGCTGGCGATTACGATATTTTCTATGGCACATGGTCTCCAGATTACAGTGATCCAATCAACTTTTTAGAGGTGTATCAATCAGATGGCGGTATAAATTTCTCGAAATATAACAGCAGTACGTATGATAGTGGCCTGAATGAAGTCAAAAGTACGCTTGCTACTGATCCAGAAAAACGCTGGGATAAGATGCTAGAATTAGAAAAACAACTAATCAGCCAAGATGCTGTTATCGCGCCATTTTACCAAGGAGCAACAGCATATCTCTTAAATCCAGAAGTCCAAGATGTACAAATCTATCCATTCGGTAGAAATATATCTTTCCGATTAGCTTATGTGAAATAA
- the rpsL gene encoding 30S ribosomal protein S12 translates to MPTINQLVRKPRQSKTKKSDSPALNKGLNTFRRSLTDVSSPQKRGVCTRVGTMTPKKPNSALRKYARVRLTNGLEVTAYIPGIGHNLQEHSVVLIRGGRVKDLPGVRYHIVRGALDTAGVENRGQSRSKYGTKKPKK, encoded by the coding sequence ATGCCTACAATTAATCAATTAGTTCGCAAACCGCGTCAATCTAAAACTAAGAAATCAGACTCTCCAGCACTTAACAAAGGCCTAAATACTTTCAGAAGATCATTAACTGACGTATCATCTCCACAGAAACGTGGTGTATGTACTCGTGTTGGTACAATGACTCCGAAGAAACCTAACTCGGCGCTTCGTAAATACGCTCGTGTACGTTTGACTAACGGACTTGAAGTAACTGCTTATATCCCAGGTATCGGACATAACTTACAAGAACATAGTGTTGTACTTATTCGTGGTGGACGTGTTAAAGATTTACCGGGGGTACGTTACCATATCGTACGTGGTGCTCTAGATACAGCTGGTGTTGAAAATAGAGGACAAAGCCGTTCTAAATACGGAACTAAAAAACCTAAAAAATAA
- the rpsG gene encoding 30S ribosomal protein S7, translating into MPRKGPVVKRDVLPDPMYNSKLVTRLINKLMIDGKRGKAQTIIYSAFDIIAQESGKDPMEVFDEAIKNIMPVLEVKARRVGGANYQVPIEVRPDRRSTLGLRWLVNYSRLRGEKTMVERLAHEILDASNNAGASVKKREDTHKMADANRAFAHYRW; encoded by the coding sequence ATGCCTCGTAAAGGTCCTGTTGTTAAACGTGACGTATTACCAGATCCAATGTACAATTCGAAATTGGTAACACGTCTAATCAATAAACTAATGATTGATGGTAAACGCGGAAAAGCGCAAACTATCATTTATTCAGCTTTCGATATCATCGCACAAGAAAGTGGAAAAGATCCTATGGAAGTGTTTGACGAAGCAATCAAGAACATCATGCCAGTTCTTGAAGTAAAAGCTCGCCGTGTTGGTGGAGCTAACTATCAAGTTCCGATTGAAGTTCGTCCTGACCGTCGTTCAACGCTAGGTCTACGTTGGTTAGTTAACTATTCACGTCTTCGTGGAGAAAAAACCATGGTAGAACGTCTTGCACACGAAATTCTTGATGCATCTAACAATGCCGGAGCTTCCGTTAAGAAACGTGAAGATACGCATAAAATGGCAGATGCAAACAGAGCATTCGCTCACTATCGCTGGTAA
- the fusA gene encoding elongation factor G, whose protein sequence is MAREFSLEKTRNIGIMAHIDAGKTTTTERILFYTGRIHKIGETHEGASQMDWMEQEQERGITITSAATTAQWKGHRVNIIDTPGHVDFTVEVERSLRVLDGAVAVLDAQSGVEPQTETVWRQATTYGVPRVVFVNKMDKIGADFLYSVGTLHDRLDANAHPIQLPIGAEDTFEGIIDLVEMNALYYVDDVGSDPEIREIPADLKELADEYRAKLVEAVADLDEDLMMKYLEGEEPTKEELKAGIRKGTLAVEFYPVVCGTAFKNKGVQPMLDAVLDYLPAPTDVAAIKGILPDTEEEAERHPSDDEPFSSLAFKVMTDPYVGRLTFFRVYSGTLNSGSYVQNSSKGKRERVGRILQMHANHREEISIVYCGDIAAAVGLKDTTTGDTLCDEKQQIILESMEFPEPVISVAIEPKSKADQDKMGQALAKLAEEDPTFRTETDQETGQTIISGMGELHLDILVDRMRREFKVEANVGDPQVSYRETFRQSAQVEGKFVRQSGGRGQYGHVWIEFGPNEEGKGFEFENAIVGGVVPREYIPAVQAGLEGALGNGVLAGFPLIDIKAKLYDGSYHDVDSNEMAFKVAASMALRNAAKKCNPVILEPMMNVEVIVPEDYLGDIMGNITSRRGRVDGMEARGNAQVVRAFVPLANMFGYATYLRSSTQGRGVYTMQFDHYEEVPKSVGEEIIKANGGNNKED, encoded by the coding sequence ATGGCTAGAGAGTTCTCCTTAGAAAAGACGCGTAATATTGGTATTATGGCTCATATTGATGCTGGTAAAACCACTACTACTGAGCGTATCCTTTTCTATACAGGGCGTATTCATAAAATTGGTGAAACACATGAAGGTGCATCACAAATGGACTGGATGGAACAAGAACAAGAACGTGGTATTACGATCACATCCGCTGCGACAACTGCGCAATGGAAAGGTCACCGCGTAAACATTATCGATACACCAGGACACGTAGATTTCACTGTTGAAGTTGAACGTTCCCTTCGTGTACTTGATGGTGCTGTTGCCGTTCTAGATGCACAATCAGGTGTTGAACCACAAACCGAAACAGTTTGGCGCCAAGCAACTACTTACGGGGTTCCTCGTGTAGTATTTGTAAACAAAATGGATAAAATCGGTGCTGACTTCTTGTATTCTGTAGGTACATTACATGACCGTCTAGATGCAAATGCACACCCAATCCAATTACCAATCGGTGCGGAAGACACGTTTGAAGGTATCATTGACCTTGTGGAAATGAACGCTTTATACTACGTTGATGACGTAGGTAGCGATCCTGAAATTCGTGAAATCCCAGCTGACTTAAAAGAGCTTGCCGATGAATATCGTGCGAAGCTTGTTGAAGCGGTAGCTGACTTAGATGAAGATCTAATGATGAAATATCTTGAAGGTGAAGAGCCTACAAAAGAAGAATTGAAAGCTGGTATCCGTAAAGGAACACTTGCTGTTGAATTCTACCCTGTTGTATGTGGTACAGCATTCAAAAACAAAGGTGTTCAACCGATGCTTGATGCAGTACTAGATTACCTTCCAGCGCCAACTGATGTTGCTGCTATTAAAGGTATTTTACCGGACACAGAAGAAGAAGCGGAACGTCACCCAAGTGATGACGAGCCATTCTCCTCTCTTGCGTTTAAAGTTATGACTGACCCTTATGTTGGTCGTCTTACTTTCTTCCGCGTTTACTCAGGTACTTTGAACTCAGGTTCTTACGTTCAAAACTCATCTAAAGGTAAACGTGAACGTGTTGGACGTATCCTTCAAATGCACGCAAATCACCGTGAAGAGATTTCGATCGTATATTGTGGTGATATCGCTGCTGCTGTTGGCTTGAAAGACACAACTACTGGGGACACGCTATGTGATGAAAAGCAACAAATCATCTTGGAGTCCATGGAATTCCCAGAACCAGTTATCTCGGTTGCTATTGAGCCTAAATCAAAAGCCGATCAAGATAAAATGGGTCAAGCTCTTGCAAAACTTGCAGAAGAAGATCCAACATTCCGTACAGAGACTGACCAAGAAACTGGTCAAACAATCATCTCTGGTATGGGTGAGCTTCACTTAGATATCCTTGTTGACCGTATGCGTCGTGAGTTCAAGGTAGAAGCTAACGTGGGAGATCCACAAGTTTCTTATCGTGAAACATTCCGCCAATCTGCCCAAGTCGAAGGTAAATTCGTTCGTCAATCCGGTGGTCGTGGTCAATATGGTCACGTTTGGATCGAATTTGGTCCTAACGAAGAAGGAAAAGGCTTTGAATTCGAGAATGCTATTGTCGGTGGTGTTGTTCCGCGTGAATACATCCCAGCAGTTCAAGCAGGTCTTGAAGGCGCACTAGGTAATGGTGTACTTGCAGGATTCCCGCTAATCGATATTAAAGCAAAATTATATGACGGATCTTACCATGATGTCGATTCCAATGAAATGGCCTTTAAAGTGGCTGCTTCTATGGCTCTTCGTAACGCGGCTAAGAAATGTAATCCTGTCATCTTGGAACCAATGATGAATGTTGAAGTAATTGTACCTGAGGATTACCTTGGAGACATTATGGGTAACATCACATCTCGTCGTGGTCGTGTAGATGGTATGGAAGCACGCGGTAACGCTCAAGTTGTTCGTGCCTTCGTTCCACTTGCAAACATGTTTGGTTACGCTACGTACCTACGTTCAAGTACGCAAGGTCGCGGAGTTTATACTATGCAGTTTGATCACTATGAAGAAGTTCCAAAATCCGTTGGTGAAGAAATTATTAAAGCCAACGGCGGAAACAACAAAGAAGACTAG
- the tuf gene encoding elongation factor Tu → MAKEKFDRSKPHVNVGTIGHVDHGKTTLTAAITTVLSKKGFAEASAYDQIDGAPEERERGITISTAHVEYETENRHYAHVDCPGHADYVKNMITGAAQMDGGILVVSAADGPMPQTREHILLSRQVGVPYLVVFMNKCDMVDDEELLELVEMEIRDLLTEYEFPGDDIPVIKGSALKALQGEPEWEEKVNELMDAVDSYIPTPTRDTDKPFMMPVEDVFSITGRGTVATGRVERGQVKVGDEVEVIGLVEETKKIVVTGVEMFRKLLDYAEAGDNIGALLRGVAREDIQRGQVLAKPGSITPHTTFKAETYVLSKEEGGRHTPFFNNYRPQFYFRTTDVTGIVMLPEGTEMVMPGDNVEVSVELIAPVAIEEGTKFSIREGGRTVGAGVVATISK, encoded by the coding sequence ATGGCTAAAGAAAAATTTGACCGCTCAAAACCCCATGTTAACGTTGGTACTATCGGACACGTCGATCATGGTAAAACTACTTTAACAGCTGCAATCACTACAGTATTATCTAAAAAAGGTTTTGCAGAAGCTTCTGCATACGACCAAATCGATGGTGCTCCAGAAGAAAGAGAACGTGGTATCACAATCTCTACTGCTCACGTTGAGTATGAAACTGAAAACCGTCACTACGCACACGTAGATTGCCCAGGACATGCCGATTATGTTAAAAACATGATCACTGGTGCTGCGCAAATGGATGGTGGTATCTTAGTAGTATCTGCTGCTGATGGTCCAATGCCACAAACTCGTGAGCATATCTTGCTTTCACGTCAAGTTGGTGTTCCTTACCTTGTTGTCTTCATGAACAAATGTGACATGGTAGATGACGAAGAATTACTAGAATTAGTTGAAATGGAAATCCGTGATCTATTAACTGAATACGAATTCCCTGGCGACGATATTCCAGTAATCAAAGGTTCTGCTCTTAAAGCTCTTCAAGGTGAGCCAGAATGGGAAGAAAAAGTTAACGAACTTATGGACGCTGTGGATAGCTATATCCCAACTCCAACTCGTGACACTGACAAACCATTCATGATGCCAGTTGAGGATGTATTCTCAATCACTGGTCGTGGAACTGTTGCTACAGGTCGTGTTGAACGTGGACAAGTTAAAGTCGGTGACGAAGTTGAAGTTATCGGTCTTGTTGAAGAAACTAAGAAAATCGTTGTAACTGGAGTAGAAATGTTCCGTAAGTTACTTGATTACGCTGAAGCAGGCGACAACATTGGCGCACTTTTACGTGGTGTAGCTCGTGAAGATATCCAACGTGGCCAAGTACTAGCTAAGCCAGGTTCGATCACTCCACATACTACATTCAAAGCTGAAACGTATGTTTTATCAAAAGAAGAAGGTGGACGTCACACTCCATTCTTCAACAACTACCGTCCACAATTCTATTTCCGTACTACTGACGTAACAGGTATTGTTATGCTTCCAGAAGGTACTGAAATGGTTATGCCTGGCGATAACGTTGAGGTTTCTGTTGAACTAATCGCACCAGTTGCGATTGAAGAAGGTACTAAATTCTCTATCCGTGAGGGTGGACGTACTGTAGGCGCTGGAGTAGTAGCGACTATCTCTAAATAA
- a CDS encoding polyprenyl synthetase family protein yields the protein MQLHPMWDAYPNLQTDLKDVLTTIEKSIQIRDKQVEKNVKDLIHAGGKLLRPAYALLAAQIGPDRDRDRAIAVAGALEVLHMATLIHDDVVDDAPTRRGVPTIHSKYGRNYAVYTGDYLFCICFKILSSHANSVENIEFNSKNIEKILMGELDQMRMRYDINVTVRQYLSRISGKTAQLFALSTFSGASQSKATRFQVRNAWNIGHYLGMAFQIIDDVLDYTSSNDGLGKPVLNDVKQGVYTLPLIYAMQKHQSEFQPLLEKGLEMTDADLEQLLTLIAKYNGVEQAFALADKYTKKALREIKKLPQGAYRDQMYELTSSILKRNI from the coding sequence ATGCAACTTCACCCGATGTGGGACGCCTATCCAAATCTGCAAACCGATTTAAAAGATGTACTCACAACTATCGAAAAAAGTATCCAAATCAGAGATAAGCAAGTCGAGAAAAATGTGAAAGACTTGATTCATGCTGGCGGTAAACTGTTGCGCCCAGCTTATGCTTTACTTGCAGCGCAAATCGGCCCTGATCGTGATCGCGATCGTGCTATTGCAGTTGCAGGCGCCCTCGAAGTCCTACATATGGCGACGCTGATCCATGATGACGTTGTGGATGATGCGCCGACAAGACGCGGGGTACCAACGATCCACTCCAAATATGGACGTAATTATGCCGTTTACACTGGAGATTATCTTTTCTGCATCTGTTTTAAAATTCTATCGAGTCATGCTAATTCTGTTGAGAACATTGAGTTTAATAGCAAAAATATCGAAAAAATCTTGATGGGCGAATTGGATCAAATGCGGATGCGTTATGATATTAACGTGACCGTGCGCCAATATTTATCTCGCATCTCCGGAAAAACAGCGCAACTTTTCGCTTTGAGTACTTTTTCTGGTGCATCGCAAAGTAAAGCTACTCGTTTTCAAGTGCGCAATGCTTGGAATATCGGACATTATCTCGGAATGGCTTTTCAAATTATCGATGATGTTCTGGATTACACGAGTTCGAACGATGGTTTAGGCAAGCCCGTTTTAAACGATGTGAAGCAAGGCGTCTACACACTGCCGCTCATTTATGCGATGCAAAAACATCAATCCGAATTCCAGCCACTACTTGAAAAAGGCCTAGAGATGACAGATGCGGATCTTGAACAACTGCTCACTCTAATAGCGAAATATAATGGCGTAGAGCAAGCTTTTGCACTCGCCGATAAATATACTAAAAAGGCGTTACGCGAGATCAAGAAGCTTCCACAAGGCGCGTATCGCGATCAAATGTACGAGCTAACTTCATCCATTCTAAAAAGAAACATTTAG